CTATGGAGAAAGCGGCCTTAGTGGTCGCTTTTTTTATTGGGTATCAGCAGGTCGAGGCATTCTGCCATGAGGATATTGATGCGTTCAAATTCGCGTTGGTCTGTCAGTATTTCGCGGGCGGGCTGAATGTAGGGTGCATCGACGATTTCGTGCCCACAGTTATCGATCAATGCCCGGGCTGCGTTGGGCGTTGTTTCCAGATGGAATTGCAATGCGAAGATCTGATCGCCTACCGAGAATGCCTGATGCTTACAGGAACGGCTTTTGGCGAGGTGTGTTGCGCCAGCGGGGAGATCAAATGTGTCGCCATGCCAGTGAAAAACTTTGCCGGCTCGTGCGAATAACAGCCCGATTTTTTCAGGTGTTTGCACGCCCTCAATGGGAAACCAGCCGATTTCTTTGTGGTTATTTGGATAGACTTTGGCTCCGAATG
This DNA window, taken from Gemmatimonadota bacterium, encodes the following:
- a CDS encoding type 1 glutamine amidotransferase; the protein is MKLHYLQHVPFEGLGSIASWAKARRAQISRTRLFAGEPLPSADEMDLLIVLGGPMGVYDERDCPWLIREKEFLKQAINTGTRILGVCLGAQLIADAFGAKVYPNNHKEIGWFPIEGVQTPEKIGLLFARAGKVFHWHGDTFDLPAGATHLAKSRSCKHQAFSVGDQIFALQFHLETTPNAARALIDNCGHEIVDAPYIQPAREILTDQREFERINILMAECLDLLIPNKKSDH